DNA sequence from the Entomomonas asaccharolytica genome:
CTAAGTCACCTAGCTCAGTTGGACAAACAAACGTGAAATCAGCTGGGTAAAAGAATACGATAGACCATTTACCTTTTAAATCAGCATCAGTTACTGTTTTAAAATCACCATTATGATAAGCCTGTGCTTTAAAAGGTTTTACTTCAGTATTAATAAGAGACATGTATCACTCCTTTTTTAAAATCTTCTATAGGTTTTTAGTAACTACGGAATACATTCTATAGACATCAGCTAATAATTAAAAATTAATTAATTTGATAGTATTGATTAGTTTTATTAATCATCAATTAATATCCATTAATTTTTTATATTTAACACTATAAATCCAAAATTACCAGCGATTAAAAGTTACTATTTATTAACACAAGCTAATACAACATCCTGTGCCACTTGGTAATACTCTTTTCCTGTAGATGACTCAGCAAATTTTATAAATTGCTGTAATTCTCCATCTGACAAACCACGATATACATAAATCAAAACATTTTCAAGTTGAGTATCTACTTGTTTTTGAATTTGCTGTTTAGTGGGCGTTATTTGTTTTAAAGCATCACCTGCTCCCATACCAGGTAACAACATATCTATGGTATCACTGGCAATACTTGTTAACGCTACACTAACCTCTACTGTTGCTTGATTATAAGGAATCACCCTTGTTAACTGTCTAAATAACTCTCTTCTCTGTGCACTAACCTCAATAGCTGGCACACCATTCTGGTGCTTTTTTAATTCTTCTTTCGAGGTTGCAGCTGTTTCTGCAGCAACCACCTTTTTCCCCAAATCAGTCTCAAAAAATGCTAAAGCCTCCTGTGGATTAGCTAATTTATTACGTAACTGCACTTCACCTTTTTGCTTCATCGCATTAGGCTCAAAACGCTGATTACTATTCAATACGATTGATTGATACAACAAAGGAGGCAATACTGCTTGATATTGGCTCTGCATTGTCTGTAAAGCATCATTAAAATGATCTATCTGCACAGGCCAACCCGCTGCTTTAAAAAGTTGGCTACTCGTATCCTCATCATTCGCCATCGCAAAACATGTACATGTAACTAACAATAAACTAATTAAATACTGTTTAAACCATTTCATATAAACTTTTAAAACCTTACAAAGAAAATAATTTGATATGCAGACTATACTCGATTTCTTATTACTGTATATTTTAAAAGTTATTCAAAATGTCACATTAGCTATTAGAAAACTGCATAGTCGTTTATCATATAATAATTTTTCAAATATAAAGCGCTTATTAAGGATTGTTATAATGGCTAACAACCAGCAAACTACGCATAATACACCCCTCTATAAAAATGCTGATTTCACTTGTGGCCGCTGCGATAGCCTTTGGCAAGCTACCTATATAGACATTGCAGCATTACGCGCTAACCAGCCCATTGCATGTAAAAGCTGTAACTGTGAACTCATAATGTCTGATGAAGAATTACAAACACTTAATCAGCGCTTTGCACAATCGGAAAAATTAAGTAAAAGAGCTATTTATTTCACGCTACCCTACTTTGTGCTTTGTGCAGTGATAGGCTTTATTTATGGTGGAATGGCGACAACTGTTATGATAGTGATTGGTTTTATGGTTATTATCACCATGCGGAAATCTTTAATGAAAGACGGTATTGATCACTTCCATTTAATCGCTTTAAAAAAAGAACCTACTAACCAAACCCAAGCAAAAAATCAGAACAAACCATCATTTAAGAAGAAAAAGAAAAAATCAAAATAGCATAAAATCAAGAGATAGTTAGCATTAACAAAAATTCAGATAATTGCTAACTATCTTAAACATTCTTATTAAACCCATTCTAATCTTCTATCTCTCCCCTTACTAAATAAATAAAAATTACTATTTTTATAAAAAACCATTGACTCAAACTATTATTCTAGTTATTATGCGCCCGCTTAACGAACATAGCTTAGCAAAGGGGCGAAGGGTCTGAGGGTCATCATTTTCCTGAACCTATAGCTCTAAATAGAGCGCCCGTAGCTCAGTTGGATAGAGCACCCGCCTTCTAAGCGGGTGGTCGCAGGTTCGAATCCTGCCGGGCGCGCCACTTAATGCCTGAGCAGTTATTAGCAAAGTATGTTATTGTAGTTTGTAATGGTGGGCGTAGCTCAGTTGGTAGAGCACAGGATTGTGATTCCTGTTGTCGTGGGTTCGATCCCCATCGTCCACCCCATTAATTAGCTACACAAAAATATGCGGACGTGGTGAAATTGGTAGACGCGCTGGACTTAGAATCCAGTACCGAGAGGTGTGAGAGTTCAAGTCTCTCCGTCCGCACCAAATAAAAAACCTAGTTAATTTATTTAACTAGGTTTTTTTCATTCATGAGCTTTTATCCTGCTTCTTATACTCATCTGACGCTGCAGACGATCGTCAGTTTGTACCCCCAGCTTATCTATTTAATTATAATTATATACGGATAATGATATTGCGCGCGTTTTGTAAAACATTAGTTTTTAATGCTATTAGATTATGATTATTTAAAGAGTAACTATGTTTTTATCCCCCCCTATCTAAATTCGCGCCAGTAAAAAAATAACTGGTTAATCAGTCTCTATTGAAATAGTTATAAGGTTTTACTATACCCCTTGTACCTCATTGTTAATAAATTATTCTTAACAATTAATGTAAAATTAAGACTTTCCCAATAAAATATATTAAAAATAAGGAAATAATTATGAAAAAAAGCTCAATAAAAAATTCTGCGAATATTCTACTTATATGTTTAGTGTGTTTCTGTGGAGTATTTTCAATACCATTTCTTAGCAATTATGTAGCTACTTTAATAATTGAGTCTGTAGGGTGTAGTGGTACTGGGGGCATTCCTGCTCCAACAGGGAATTGCCATATTAGTTTTTTTAATAGATTTTATCAATTTACTGGTATAGGTACGTTTGTTTCCCCAATTGTTTTAGTCGTATGTTTCTGGGATATTCTTCTAATATGGATAGCATCAATACTCATTTTGAATTATATAGATAAAAAAATGAAATGATCTTTATATGATTAGTTTATTAACACGGGGGATATTGAGAAATCAAAAACAATAAGAAAATGTAAACCACTCCCACTCGCACATAAAAAAAATCCTGTTTTTCAAAAGAAGTTAACTTTTAACATCAAAATCTTATAAATTGCTATTTTGCAATACTTACAGAGAAATTAAACCTTAACAAATTTAGTAAAAATGTTAACTTAATGTTAACTTTTAGGGTTACTTTTTGTTAAGGTTGTTTACTTAAGGATTACCTTTTTTATGGACTGGCATAATTCAAAATATTTCAAAGCTTATTTTTTTTATTGGCTAAGGCTAATTGATAACATTGTTCTAGTTCTTGGTCTGTTAGCTTGGCTAATTCGCGTTTATTCTGTTCACTTATTATGATATTAAGCGCAGGCGGTTGTTGTGGTGTTGGTTGTGGCTCTGGTTTATTTCCGTAAATTCTAGGCTTTATCTGCTATATCTAGTAAATCATCGGTTAGCATATCGGCTTGTATTTCCCTGGCTAGTTGTACTGGTTGCAAAACTCGGCATTACTAGCCAACTATCTAAAGACTGTAGCCTTATCTGGCATATCTTCGAAAGTATATATTGCTCTTAAAGACTCGCCATTTATTAAGCGCTCTATAATATTAGTTGCTAACTGTTCATTATATTTAATTGGTCGTGCTATTAAATAGCCCTGTATTATCCTGTGAATACATATTTTAAGCCATTTAATCATAAAAGTAATAGGATTATTGGTAACTCAGCAAGAGCTTTATGAAGGGGCTTCTAGGGCGTTATTGAATAAGTCACTACAAAAGGCTTGTATTGACTCGTTTTATTATTAGGACTATGCTTATTGTTAGGTGCTGAACACACCCTAATAGCGGTTACCACCCCGTAAGTTTGCGGTATTTTTTTGTACCTCTGTTTTATGGTTGGGTAGCGTGTAGCCATACGCTAGCAATAGCGAAAACTACAGGTCGTCTCATTGCGGTGTTCAAGTACCCAACCGCCTATCATGAACAATAGGCATAATGAACAAACTAATAGGAAACAAAAAAACGTCTAATTCAATTAATAATCCACGCTTTAAACCGCTAGAACAAGCCTCTCAAGGCTGTAATGAAAACGTTTTTTATTTTGATAGCCTAGCCACTAGAGAAGCAAAACTTGAATGTTTAACCGCCCGCTTAAGTGCTTTATTAGGTGTATTAGAGTTATTACATGAATTTGATAAACCGCCCGCTTATGCTCTGCAAAAAATGGGTATTCTTTCCACTATTATGTTAAGTAACGCCACAAGTATAATTAAAAATATTCAACATGAAGAATTAACCAAGTAATAGGATTGTTTAATGTGTGTAAAAAAGACAGTTTTAAAACTGGTCTTTTTTTATGGACTGAAAAAATTATCTAAGGGCTATTTGCTCGCGCGTAGGGATGGTGCTTTTTTGATGCTTTTCCCCCGCGTGGTGGTGTGCAAAAAGCGTTCTCTTTTTCGGCTCTATAGCTTTAGTAATAAGGCTTTAGGGTGTGCGCATATATTCACTTCTAAAAAGCAACATTTGTCCACATGGTGGTGGTTCTTTAAGTGGTTTTCACAAAAGAAAAAGCCTTATAACTCATCAGCACTATGGTAAATGTCATCCAAAGTTAAGTTATAGGGCTTTTTTATTTTCAGAATAGTTTATGAGTATGAAAGGATTAAACTTAAACCACTGATATTTAAAACACTTCTTAGCTAATATTATATAGAACTATCTTTGAAAAGGATTAGTATTAATAGACTCCCCTTTCTTTAGCGCATGATGGCAGATTTATCATCACATTGATAGAATGTTTACACCATTAAATACGCATGAAAATTCTTTATTGTCATTTACTTTAAGATTTACATAGATATTTCCCCCCTTGTATCTGTTTTTTAGTAATAGTTATCTCATCGAAGGATATCCTAGCACTCCTGATATCTCTGTTTTTATTTTTTCATCTGATAGTGTATTAGTTGACTCAGCAATTGAGTTCAACCAGTTACTCCTAGTGATAAAAGACATACTAATATCATTTTTTTCATATATTAAACTCCTTTAAATGGCTTGTCGTAATAAAAACATCATTTATTAAATAACACTTTCCCTTTATTTAAGATTTTTGTTAAACCTTAACTTAAAAAATATTAATGACTGTGCTAACACTTACATAAATAAAAGCACATTAACTATTGCTTAATTTACTCTCGATCTTTTCAATTAATGCATCTTGAATGCTTTTAACAGCTTCACTATTTTTACCTGAAACATCACGCCAAGACTGTACAGCATTACCTGATGACTCAAGGAAAGCTTTAACATTAAGCACTACCTTTTTATCAGTTCCAGATAGCGTAATAAGGTATTTATAACAAGTAGAGTTAGAACCTAATAGACCTAAAGCAACTAACTGAGTAGGACCAGCTACATAATCTGTTGAAATACTCACATCTTTCTTTTCATTTAAAATAATTACACCTGACTCATTTAACGCATCCAAAGAGGTCTGATAAACTTTTGCTTTGGTATAAGGCAATGTATTAGTTGCTTGAAAACCTGCTCTAGGCTCTGGAATAGCTTGCCCGCCGATTTGCATACAACCAACCATTGTTATAGTAGTTAATAAAGAAACAGCAATTATTTTTTTCATACGTTTCCCTAAATTTGCATATATTCAAAAAGTTTAATTATGGTTTACGCAGCTAAAATTATACAAATAATCCTATTAAGCATAGCTGCAATGATTAGCTTTATAACTACATAGATTATTACCTCAGTTAATTTAAAAATTAGTATTAACTTCTTTAATTAGTTTTTTATACTCAACCTCATCCCTCAGTTGTATACCTTAACCTTCATCAGTAGGACTCCATGTTCACTGAATAGTTTTTTAAGTTGTATTGATCTTTAAAATTTAATTATTAGATCTAGGTTTATTAGTTTCTTCATCAGCCCAATAAGGAACTCCTACTCTTGTAAAATCAGGAGTTAGTGATGGTACTGTATGCTGACGAGCATAACTATCAATTTCAGGAAGAGGAAATGTTAATTGCCTGCCTTTGTAATGTAATTTAAATTGTGCACGAACGATCCATTTAGTTTCTATCGTTGTAGTTGTAGAAATTGTAGCTGGTGAGTACAATTCTCGTGACTCTGACACTAACTCATGCCCCCCAAAAACAATTATTTTATTTTCTTCAGATATTTCAGGTTTATATTCTCGAATTATACTTTGGCTAATCCTTATTCCATCCCTAGTTACAACTCTTACATATTGATATCCTATGTTAATAGCTTCTTCTCCACCTAAAACACTAAATGGAATATTGCTAGTTACTTCAATTGTTGTTTTTGTTAGAGGATTTATTCCATTTTTATCCTCAGTTATTTTAATTGTGATGTCTGATAAAATATTTAATAAATAATGATAAGCAGTGACAGGATCTTTTAAAAAATGCGTTTGCTCATTATCATTGCTTGCAAAAGGGCCATTTGCTATCCACTTTTGTAACTCTGAATGGGAGAACTTTGCAATCAAAACTCCCCCTATAACTGTTAGGGCTAAAGCAGTCCACCCTAAAGGACCTGATGAAACGCCTAATAATGCAAGAATACTCACGACTCCCGCCGCCGCTATCAAACCATATCCGAAAGTGGCTCTAGGATCATTGTGCCATATAAATGATTTTTTAAGGTCAAGATAACTTAATACGAGTCCAATCATTGCAAATGGTCCTTTTAAAAAAGTTAATCCTGGAATATTAGTTTTACCAATTAGACTATTTCTACTTAAATAGCTTGTACTACGTCGTAAAGCAAAACCATTAGGCTTAAGCCTAAGTTGAGCTGATAAAGAGTTTCGACCTGAAAATAGATAACTTAACTCTTCACCTGCAAATACCAAATTTGATATGGTTACAGCCAACTTCCAATATGCTTGATTACCATTTCTTTGAACTTCTTGTTCTAATTTAGTAAGCTCATTAATGAGTCCTATGGTCTCAAAAATAATAAGTGTACTAGATATACCTCTGCTTAGATTAAGAAACCTTAGCCTATTCGTATACATAGTAAATGCTTGGTTACGTAGCGTAATAGCTTCTTGTAAACCTAAATTGGCTATATTCTGTCTACGCAAACTATTTAATAAACTTCTTCTAGCTTCGTGTTCTGTATCGATAAGCCTCGATAACTGACTGTTTCTAGGATAAAATACAGCAATAAACGAAGTGTTACTAGCTACACTATTATTGGGAATATTCCTAAGATTTGTTGAGGCTCTAGTATTATTATTGCTTCTATTAAGTAGATCCATATATCCTCTTCTTATTCCATTAGTATTTACTCCTTCGGCAGAAAAGATCAGAACTCGGCTATTATGCCCCTCTCCATCGTATGGAGTAATACCTGTGCCTGTACGGATGGCTCTACCTAAATATATTTCTCCTAATGGATTATTACCATTTACTGTTCTCATCAATTCAAAATTTTGTGCTTGTAATAATGGCAAATCTAAACCATGCAATCTGACTACCCGTATATTCCCCTTATTTAACAAATTATCACGCGCAGTTTGGGCATTTGCTATATCAGTGACAACTTCTCCAGTCGCTCTTGACATTGCCCTTTGAGATTCAATCATTGCTATTCTTGTTTTTAAATGATTAGTATAAGCACCTTCAATCGTTGATACCAAACTTTTAGAAATTCTTTGTAAAACTTTTAGAATAATTTTTGTATCAATAGAAGTTGGCGTAGAATCTATATCTTGGTTTTCTATATTATCAATTAGCAAAGCAATATCAAGGGACGAATCTTGTTTTATAGTTTTTTGTGATTGATCATTTATAAACTCTTTAACACAACAATCGATACGGTAAACTCCTGTTCCATCATTAGCTCTTTCCGCTATTGAATTCACAGATAATTTTTCAGTTAATTTAACCTCATTATCATTGATAGTTGGCCATAAAAAATGATGATATCTGTTTGTATTATCATTGGATAATTCAAGAATAAAATCCAATATAATAATAAACCTATCTCCCCTCACAATTACTCTATCTACTTCTGCTCTCACTTCTTTTGCTTCAGCTACAGCATCAACGAGTGTTTTAGTATTATTAACGGAAAAATCTATATTCTGATAAAGAATCTCTGTATTAGTAGTTATAGTATCCTTTCTATATGTTTTAATTCCTATTTCTAGAGTAGATATAACTGTACATAAATGACTATACGCTGCACAATACAAAACATTATTATCTAAACTTAAATGATCTGCCCATATTTCAATAGTTTTTTCTTTACTAAGTTCGTCAAATAACATAAATATTATTTGACATAGTCTCTCTCTAATAATTTCTCTTTGAGGAGCTACTGAATCCTTTGATATATTTCTTGCAGTTTGTGAACTGATTTGTGTTCTAGAAAGGTGAGGAGAAACAAATGTCTGCATTAAGATTGCACTATCAGAATAAGGTATATATTTTAAATATTCTAATGCTAAATCCATTAATTCATTACATACCTCTACTCGCCCTACTAAATGTCTTATTGTATAATACGGATCTTCAATAATTACACCATAAATCTCTCGCTCTTTAGCATTTAAAAGAACATCTGTTTCTATTATATTTTTTGCCCAAAATTGTCTTAAATTATTGTCTACTTCCTTTTTTTCTTGCAATTTTTCATTAACAGTATCAGTAAATAAAACTTTCCATGCTGATAGCTCTAAATCTTTGGCTAAAGTTAGATTATAGACACCATTAATACTATTTGTGTTAAAGTTCCTAGCGTTAGCAAAACTTTGAGTTAAATAGCTTCCTTCTATATCATATAAATACTTATTTGGATAATCTAGTTCCCATTCAACTTGAATATTTCTTTGTTTTTGTTCAGGAATAAAATTGATTGGAAATATATCTGTTATCAGCCAATTTTCTAATTTTCTAAATTCACTACTTACATTATCAATAGGATAATTTGCTTCTTTAATTATTTGTGATATTCTTAAATTGGATTCAGAACGATAGTTATATTTCTCAAAAAAACTTTGGTAAGAAATTTGAGGGCTTGAATGTAAACTATCATTATTTAGAGAACTCTCACGTATAGCAAGACGTGCAGCACTTAATTGCACTTCAGAATATTGTATGGAATATTCCATTGATACATTATATGCATTTTTAGTTCCATATTGTCTTGGTAACCATATTTCCTTTAATTCAACACCTATGACCTCTCTATCACCACTCCTGAAACTCCCATCTCTAAGCCGATAAAGGCTTACATTTACATCTTTATAAACAGTTTCATCATTTTCATTTTGAACTACACGAATCTCTCGCCAAAGTTTACCCTTATAAAAAATATAAAGATAACCTCCAGGCCTTACCAATACAGGAAACTTTTTGTTATTAGATGCAGTACCCATCCAAACTAAAGGTACAATTGGAATAATTTGGTTAATTTGCCCATCTTCTTGTCGGCATGTTTTACCAATCTCCTGCGCAAATGGCAATAATATAGGATTACCATTTGTGGTGTGTATTTTTAATGATAAACCTCTTTCTTCTTCTTGCTGATTTTGCCAACTCCAACTATGTAATGTACTAGTTAATTTATTTTCACCCTGGATTATTTCAATATCATTTTTATTAAAACGCTTTCCGCCTCTCCTCGACCTTGTATTTTTTTCATCCTTTGTAGATGATAGTTCTTGGCCTCTATTGTTTGTAATAATAACCTCTTGCCCTTCAGGGTGATTAGTACCCATTACTTGAATGATTAATACATTTTCCTCACAAGCTGTATTAGTTATTGGAGACAAGGCTGATCCCTGAAAAGGTGAGGAATAGTCCATAAAACGATAGCTTCCAGACATATCAATAATCCTTATTTAATTTATATTTTGCGAGTAATACTGTTTAAGAAAAGCTAATTTTTCTTGGCTATTACCACTTAACCAACTCTCTGGTAATGATTTATTAAGATGATTTATACGGATTTCTAAATATTGCTCAATTTCTGCTAATTCATAAAACCCATACAAAGCTGCTTCGTCTACTAATGAACTTACTTGTTGTACTGTTAAAGCCTTTTTATTTTTAAGTTTATTGCTATACCAATGATATGATACCTTTTGTTTTTGCATATTTTCTAATGCTTTTATATGGTGTTTGTCTAATCGATATATACCATTTACAGCTAAGGTTTTTTCTAAGTTTTTACAATATTTCCAACTAGATTCTTCTGTAGTCACCTCTTTCCACGAAATATCAAACCATTCTATACTATCAATTACTCCTAACCACGCACCTACCTCTTTCTCCAATAATGATGGGAAGAAGTAACTAGCAACTTTAGTATCATAGTACCTTAACACTCCTTGTTGTTTATCATTAAAATATACTATTAATATTTTTCTTAGTTGATTGAGTACATTTTCTGAAGTATATTGACTATTAATAAGTAAACCTGAGTTTTCTTTTAAAAAAGTACATAAATCTTCTTTGGTAGCTGTAGAATCCTCAATAAATATGGGACCTTTTTCTTTATAAATAGATAAGATGGTATTATCAAAAAGATAATGTATTTTTAGCTGCCTAAACATATTACAAAATATTTTTTGCATTACATTTTTTTCATTATTAAGCAATAAATATCTTCTCATATACTACCCTCTTCAGTTTGACGACAAGGGCAATTTGTTAGAGGGCAAGTTTGAGGGGTGCCTCTCTGTTTTTTAGCACACAAAGCTACAATGGGTGTATTTTCTCTATTCGCTTGAATAATTTGATGCGATAGCTTAGGAGATGGTTGTTCAGGTACACTTTTCTCGTTATTCATAGGCAACAAAGGTAGGGACGGTACTCCATCCATAGGAGTACCTCCTATGGTTATTGATGTACTTGCCCAAATACCAGCTGCATTTAAAACAATATGTTGGCCGCCTGCTTTTAAAGTCAGTGACAACCCTCCATCTATAATCGTCTGCATACCTGACTTAAGATGAATTTCCATTCCCGCTTGTACAGTTTTAATAGTACCTATTACTTCATGTTCTGCTATTCCCACTGTTTTATGATCATTAAGTAACACTTGAGTTTTACGATCTAACTCTGTTAAATGATGTTCTTCACTTTGATTTTTGGTATATCTATTTTTAACAATAGTTTCGCTATGTTCATTTTGTACGTGCAAATGGCTGTTATTTTTAACCTGTATGGTATGATTGTTTTTAGTCAGTTGATCAAAGTCTTTTTGAGCCTGCACAAATATCTGTTCTTCACCTGCTTTATCTTCAACTCTGAATTCATTAGAACCGACTCCTCCTTTAGAACTAGATGTTTTAAATACAGATCTGGTTTTATTAGCAGGTAATTCATAGGGTACTTTGTTTACTCCATTATGTAAGGCACCTACAACTATAGGGAAATCAGGGTCACCTTCCTCATATTCAATAAGTACTTCCATTCCTACGCGTGGAATAGTTAGTGCTCCATAACCATTATGCGCCCAATTACTTTTTACTCTTACCCAATGGCTAGAGCTCTCATCATAGTTACCTTCTCTATCCCAGTGACATTGAATTTTTACACGCCCATATTTATCACAGTAGACTTCTTCCCCTGCTGCACCTGTCACTATTGCTGTTTGAGCACCTAATACTTTTGGTTTGGGATGAGGTTTTGCAGGTCTGTAAGGTATATCCTGTGGTGTAAGTACTGCTACATTTCTATAGCCTTGCGAAAAATCTTCAACTGGAAACTCCAATTCTACTGCTACAGGATAATTAAAATACTGGTAAAGTTGACTAGCACTCTTAGTAGTGTTAGCTGAAGTTGTATCACCAAAAGCCTCCAATACAGCAGGTTGTTTACCTGCATGTCTGATTTGATTAATCAGCCAAGGCTTCTCAACATCTTGTAAAGGATGATTGTCTACTGTGATATATAGTCCTGCATAGAGCCCTATAACATCTCCATAGATTTCTGCTAGTACTTGAGTTGCTCTTAATCGCTCTATTTCTATTTTTGCCAAATAATCTGCTCTGACCTTGTTCATATGTCAACTAGGATAGTCATAGCTTTCTAAGCTAGGCTCGATTGCCTCATTGGCTTTAGCACTTTGTGTTCCTTGCCCATTGCCCTCAGGAATTTTCATATTTTCAAAATTATAGTTGCGCCATGATGCTTCTGTAGTACAACTAGATAAATTAATATCAAATCTCTTTATCACTCTCTCATCTGCCACAAAACCTGTGTCATTCACATATTTAATAGTTTGAGCCAAACTCGGAAAGAAAGGATTAGCATCTGCAAAAGTAACTGTATGTTGCTCTTGAGTATGCTGAAAATAATAAAATATGCCTTCACTCTCTGCTAAATGATTGATAAATTCATAATCAGTTTGATCATATTGAGTACAGTATTCTCTTATGGGATAAGTTTCTTTAAGTTTGAACTCAAATTGCGCACCCTCTTGCATTCCATATTCAGTAAGGATAACTGAGATAATTTCTGGAACAGATTTATTCCGAAATACTCGCTGATTAGTGCGTTTCTTTAGATGAGTCAAAGTAGGCGTTAGGATAACTTTAAAAGTAGCATAGTGTTGTCCTATCGCACCACGTTTAACTGATTGTATTACACCATTTATTCCTTCAGATTTTTCTGGATTAAAGGCCAGAAAAGCAGTCTTGCTTAATAGCTGTGTAACATCAAAACGAATATGATTGCAAACGAGTGTAACCTCAAAGGCATAATTATTGGAAATAGCTTCCAATCCTTCGAAAGATAATACTTG
Encoded proteins:
- a CDS encoding terminase small subunit-like protein; the encoded protein is MIKWLKICIHRIIQGYLIARPIKYNEQLATNIIERLINGESLRAIYTFEDMPDKATVFR
- a CDS encoding DUF4123 domain-containing protein, producing the protein MRRYLLLNNEKNVMQKIFCNMFRQLKIHYLFDNTILSIYKEKGPIFIEDSTATKEDLCTFLKENSGLLINSQYTSENVLNQLRKILIVYFNDKQQGVLRYYDTKVASYFFPSLLEKEVGAWLGVIDSIEWFDISWKEVTTEESSWKYCKNLEKTLAVNGIYRLDKHHIKALENMQKQKVSYHWYSNKLKNKKALTVQQVSSLVDEAALYGFYELAEIEQYLEIRINHLNKSLPESWLSGNSQEKLAFLKQYYSQNIN